Sequence from the Fulvivirga ligni genome:
ACATGGCCGGTAAACTACTCCGTCCACAAATCAAACCAGAGAAAACTTAATTAACAGCAGCCAGGGCATCTAAAGTACCCCATCCATAATTTGAATTTCTATTAGGATATAAATCAGCTGTTTGCTTAAGCTTATTCAGTACTTGATCTCTACTCCAGGTAGGATGCTTAGACCACACCAGCGCAGCAATACCCGCGGCAGTAGCTGTAGCCACTGAACTACCTCCTACAGTAGATGGCTGATCTCCGCTCATAGCCAGAGATAAACCATGGCGATCATTATTAGCTTTTTCCATTACCACGGTAAAATCCACCTCGCTACCAGAATGGCACACGTCACATCTGGTATAGCTTCCTTCTTTTACCCCTGTAATTGCCACTGTTTCGCTCATAGTAGCAGGGAATATTACTCCGTACCAGTTAGTAAAGGATGTAGAAGTACCTGCGGCAGCGAATATTAATTTGCCCTTGCCATAAGCATATCTCACAGCATCAGCCACTTTAGAGTTAGTGAATACATCACCAATAGACATGCTTATTATTTTAACATCACTTCTGTTTCCCAGGAATACAAGTGCATTTGAAACACCAGTTTTTTCTTTTCCGCCGTTAACTACAACATCTCCAGTACCTCTGGTAGCTACCAGGTTAACATTATAAGCTACACCCACTGAGCTTCCACTATTACTTCTTGGAGCTGCAATAACTCCTGCCATAGCGGTACCATGTCCACATCTGTCATCCGGGCCATCAGGATTAGTGTCCCATGGCCACCAAGAGTCATTATAAAAGCCGTATTTGTTTACATACCTGCCGCTGGAATAACCAGAATTAAATTGGCCATTGAGTTTATTTTGGTTAGGCGATATACCCGTATCAATTAAACCAACAGCTATGCCTGCACCTGTAGAATAATTCCATGCCTGGGGAATATTCATATAGCTGTAGTTCCATGACATTTTAGCATTTGGAGCTATTGTGGTATAATCACCGGCATCAAAGCTATTTTCTGGATCATTGGAACAGCCGCTATCACTGGCTTCTCTTCCGTTAGGATTAGCTTCTCGGAAATTTACCTCATACCCCAGAGGCTCCACATACCTTACCTCAGGCATCTTTCTCAGCTGAGTAATGGTGTTGAGGTCAGCGATTTTAATTTCTATAAATGGAAGTACTTCATGCACATTCACATTCAGGTCAGCTTTTCTAAAAGTTTTGCCTTGTGCTTCAATAGTAACTTCTACCTGTTCCAAAATAGTAGCGCGCGCCTGTGCCCACGCTTTATCATTAATATTAATGGATGAAATTCTGGAGCCAATGTTAGTTTCTCCCTGTGGCTGATAGCCAATAGTGAGAATAGTATCGCTATGCATCAGCGCGCTAAAGAGTACTTCATCAGACGCCTGCTTCCAATTATACTCGTTGGTTTGCCTTAAAGATTCAATGATCTGATTGTCAATTTGTTCTCTCGAAATGAGATCCGGTTGCTGATCCAATTCCTGGACCATTTCTTCAGAATTATCACTACATCTGAAAAAGACAAGTGACATGAAAAGGATGATTAGATGGGAATTTTTCATTTTTATGGTTATAGGTTGATTGATATAAAAATTGCAATCGATTTCTATTTTCAATATGTAAAATTCTTATTGAAAATACAACCTATCCAAATGAAGATATTGTTAAAACAACTTTTAAACTTAGATGCGCTGGAAATTTAAAAATGAAGAATGTTTTTCAAGGTAGAATAACCTGAACGACTGACAGATATTTTTGTACCATCTTTCAAAAAAGCCACATAACTGTCTTTAGTGTAAGGCTCCAATCTATCAATAGTATTTACCCTAACGATATATGAGCGATGTACCCGAACAAACTCATCACTGGGCAGTGATTGCTCCAGATATTTCATAGTGATTTGTTTCAGGTACTTTTTTCCTTCACTGTGCAACGCCACGTAATCATCCTGCGCTTCCACATAGTCAAGCCTTTCTGCAGGAATTATCACAATTTTGCTGCCTGCACGTACTACAATCCTGTTTAGCTCCTCAGCTTCTTCCTCTTTTACAGATAAAATTTTAGATACTGTATGAGCATCTCCCACTTTATTCCCCAGCTTATGCCTGGCCTTATCAATGGCCTCTGAAAATCTGGTTTTAGAATATGGCTTTAATAAATAATCAGCCGCACTTTTTTCAAAAGCTTTTAAAGCGTACTCATCAAAAGCAGTACTAAAGATAACGGCCGGCACCTCCTCTAGCAGCTCCAACATTTCAAAACCTGTTAGCTTAGGCATCTGAACATCTAAAAAGATCAGGTCAGGCTTATGCTCCTGGATCATTTTCACCCCTTCGAAGCCATTAGCGCATTCTCCAATTATCTCAATATCTGAGTGATCTTTTAAATAAGCACCTATTACATCTCTGGCTAGCTTCTCATCATCGATAATTATGGTCCTGATCATGATTTTAAGTTTTGAGGAATTAAAAGTTGTACGGTGAAAAGTTTTCTTTCTTTCTGAATAGTGACCAGCCCGGGAATACCATATATAAGTTCAAGTCTATTTCTAACATTTCTTAAACCTATTCCTTTCCCTTTTTGAGGCACGCTTTCTGAATCATAATTATTGGCAATAGAGATTTTTAAATTGCCATCCTCGCAAGAGCAAGATGTAACAATATTCACAGATTCCAGCTGTTCATATACACCATATTTAATGGCATTTTCATACAAAGGCTGCAAAATCATGTTGGGCAGGGTCATTCCCTTGCACTTATCTTCAATTTCATTTTGCACACACAGCCTGTCTCCAAAGCGAATCTTTTCTATATCCAGATAGAGGTTCATCTGTTCTAGCTCCTCTTTTAAATTATGACTTTCCGGCGCATCTTTTCCTAATGATGATCTTAAAAAATCAGATAATTTAATGACCATGTCTCTGGCCTTTTCTGGATCTGTAATGGTAAGTGAACTAATTGAGTTTAAGCTATTAAAAATAAAGTGCGGATTGATCTGAAACTTAAGCATCTCCAACTCGGAGTGCTTTAGCAACTCTTGCATCTGTACTTCCTTCGCCTCTTGCTGATCAAGCTCGTAATTATAATTGAGTAGATAATAAACCATGATAATCACAAGCAGATAGAGTACACCTATGACTAATCGCCAAGGGAAAGTTTCTGATAATAGATTCAAATAAATGGTATAAGAAGCAAATAGATGCTTTAAAGCAGTAAATGCTATAAAATCCACTATTGAAACTGCAATAAGTAATGAAACGCCAAGGCTAATTACACTGGTAGTAAGGCCTTGATTTGCGGGAGAAATAAACTTGATAACAAACCAATAGCTTACGCCAAGACCTCCCAGGAGAATGTTAAAAATAAGGCTATCAGCCACGGATGCAAGTTGGCTGATCTCATAGTGAAAGTGGAGTATAGCAGCGTGGGCAATACCAATGATTGCCCACACTATTAAATAGATTATTATATTTTTATTAATGAGCGGGTGTTTCATCGAAGACTTATCTAGTAAGTTTTACATCACCACCACCAAACATTACAAAACCTTTTATAATCAAAGTTCTGCTGGTATCTGGTACTACCTTCAATGTAGAGATACGCTTATCATTAAAGCCTCCTAAAACTGCCGCTACATCTACGTGCACTGCCCAGTCTGGCGGCACTATTATGGAACTTCCTCCAAACATGGCAAATACATCTATTACTGTAGTTCCCTCTGCAAGATTCGCATTCCGAAGATCTATAGTAGACCCACCAAAAACCGCTGTGACTTTTCCGCCTGAAAAATTCTGTGAATCTATAATCACCTCGCGGCCACCAAATATGGCAAAATCATCAAAGTAGTCTATTCCGTTTTTTTTTTCGGGATCGTTAAAGTTAGAATAATTGCCTCGTATGCTGCGGCGTGATATTAGTGAGAAACCGATCACCAATATTATAGCCGGCCAGAATAGTTTCCACATATTAAAGTGATAAATCCAGCCGAAATCCCGGGCTAACATTATACCTCCTATCACTATAAATACTGCTCCCGCTTCAGGTTTTTTCCTACCTACAATTAAATAAATACCTACCAGAATGAATAAGGTTTTCACTGATACTAAATAATCAGGAATGTAATAAGGTATAATATTTAAGTTATCTAAAAGAAGAGTACCTCCTATTAATACCAGAAAGATACCCAACCAAAATCTACTGTCGTTTGTACGCTCGCTCATAACTTTTAATGTTTATTTACATTCAATTTTACTGGTAAAGTGGTGCATCAGTTGGGACTAATCGGCAAATGGCAGCCAATTACCGGTTAATGACGAAGATTTGCAAGTAGACAGGGCAGAAAAAAGATGCGATACAGCATATTAGCTGATATGATATATCATTCCACAACAAATATTTTCTATTTTTGCCCCGAACCAAAAAACCTCTTTATTTCATGGAATATCGCATAGAAAAAGATACAATGGGCGAGGTAAAAGTACCTGCCGATAAATACTGGGGAGCCCAGACAGAAAGATCTAGAAATAACTTCAAAATTGGCGCCGCAGCCAGTATGCCTTTAGAAATAGTATATGGTTTCGCTTACTTAAAGAAAGCTGCTGCCCATACTAACCACGCTTTAGGTGTTTTAGATGAAGAAAAGAGAAACCTGATTTCTCAGGTATGTGATGAAATTCTTGAAGGAAAACATGATGATCAATTTCCTCTGGTAGTTTGGCAAACTGGTTCTGGTACACAGTCGAACATGAACACCAATGAGGTAATCGCTAACCGTGCGCATGTACTTCACGGTGGTACTCTAGAAGATGCGAAGAAGTTTATTCACCCAAATGATGATGTAAACAAGTCTCAGTCATCTAACGACACTTTCCCTACAGGAATGCACATTGCCTGTTATAAAATGGTCATTGAAACTACTATTCCTGGTGTAGAGCTATTGAGAGATACTTTAAAAAAGAAATCTGAGGAGTTTAAAGATGTGGTTAAAATTGGTAGAACGCACCTGATGGACGCTACTCCTTTAACTTTAGGTCAGGAATTCTCAGGATATGTTTCTCAGTTAAACCATGGAATTAAAGCCTTAAAAAACACATTAGAGCACTTATCTGAACTTGCTTTAGGTGGAACTGCCGTAGGTACTGGTATTAACACACCTGAAGGATATGCCGAGCACGTAGCTGGTAAAATCGCAGAATTTACAGGTCTTCCTTTTGTAAGTGCTGAAAATAAATTTGAAGCACTGGCAGCTCATGATGCCATTGTAGAATCTCACGGTGCACTAAAGCAGCTGGCGGTATCTCTTAATAAAATTGGTAATGACATCAGATTATTAGCTTCAGGACCAAGAGCTGGTATTGGTGAAATCAATATCCCTGCTAACGAGCCAGGATCATCAATTATGCCTGGTAAGGTAAACCCTACTCAGTGTGAAGCTTTAACCATGGTTTGTGCTCAGGTAATGGGTAACGATGTGGCTATTACTATAGGAGGAACACAAGGTCACTATGAGCTGAACGTTTTCAAACCTGTATTAGCTGCTAACTTCTTACAATCAGCCAGGTTAATTGGAGATGCTTGTGTTTCATTTAATGAAAATTGCGCCATAGGTATTGAGCCTAACCATAAGAACATTAAGCAGCACTTAAACAATAGCTTAATGCTAGTTACTGCCTTAAACACGCATATCGGTTATGAAAAGGCCGCTAAGATTGCTAAGGCTGCTCATGAAAACGGCACCACTTTGAAAGAAGAGGCTGTGAAGTCTGGTTTCCTTACAGAGCAAGAGTTTGCCGAGTGGGTTAAACCTGAAGATATGGTAGGTAGCTTAAAAAACTAATTTTCATTATTTTAAATATATTGACTATATTTTCGAATATTTTTTAAATGCATTTAAACTAACTTGTTGGAGAGATTAAAAAATTAGGACCAATTCTCTGACATGGGGCTCATTTTTTAGGCCTAAATAATAAATTTTAGACATATGAAAAAACTAACCGCATTACTTACATTGGTTTTGGCTGTTGTTCTCGTAACTCGTTCGCATGCCCAACTTTCTAAGGACGAGGCCAAAGAATGGAAGAATAAAGCAAAGGAATATAAGAAGAACCCAGCTGAACTTAAGCAGTTGGTAGAAGATAAGCAGAATGCTGAGGCAGAAGTAAGTACACTTAAGACAGAAAAAACAAGCCTAGAATCAAGATTAAGTGATCAAAATGCTAAAGTAAGTGAACTCCAAGATGATCTAAGCAAACTAAGAAGTGACTTAGCAAGTGCCAGAGCTGAATTAAATGCAGCTAAAGCATCACCATCTTCTGCTTCTTCAGCAGGCGGAAAAATGGTAGACGGCGTTGTATTTAAAGTGCAAGTAGGCGCTTTCAGAAACAAAGATCTTTCTAAGTACTTTGATAACAATGAAAACTTCAGCGGCGAGAACGAAGATGGAATGCAAAAGATCACTTTAGGTCAGTTTAGAGACTACTGGGAGGCAGATACCTTTAAAAAGTATCTTCGCGAAATGGGTGTGAAGGACGCATGGATCGTACCTTACAAAGATGGTACTAGAGTTGACATTAAAGACGTACTTGAAGGAGTTATCGCTTCTGACGGCCCATCAGATTCTGAATAAGATTACATCATATATTATATGAAAGAAAAGCAGTGCATTTGTACTGCTTTTTTTATTTGAGCTAGTTAATTTCGCAATATGGTGGAGAAAAGATGGGTATTAAAAGAAGAACCAAACCAAGATCAGGTAGATAAGCTTAGCTCAGCAATAAATGTGAGTGAGCCACTGGCCAAGATACTGATACACAGAGGTGTCACTGATTTTGACGCTGCTAAAACCTTCTTCCGCCCATCGCTAGACATGCTGCATGATCCTTTTCTTATGCAAGATATGCACATTGCCGTAGAGCGCATAGAACTAGCTATAGCCAATAATGAAAAAATCCTGGTCTACGGAGATTATGATGTAGATGGCACTACTTCCGTGGCTCTATTTTATGGCTTTCTCAATTCCTTTTATTTTAACTGCGACTTCTATATTCCTGACAGGTATAAGGAAGGCTACGGTGTATCTTCACAAGCCATAGATTGGGCTAATGAAAATGACTTTTCTCTAATTGTCACTTTAGACTGCGGTATAAAATCAGTTGAACTCATTGAAAAGGCAGCCAATCTTGGGATAGATTTTATTGTTTGTGATCACCATCGCCCAGGTGAGGTGCTTCCACCGGCAGTGGCCGTTTTAGATCCTAAAAGGGATGATTGCCATTATCCTTATGATGAGCTTCCCGGCTGTGGCATTGGATTTAAGTTAATGCAAGCGCTGGTAAGCAAAAATCCCAGCTGGTATGAAAATCCGCTGGACTTCCTGGATTTAGTAGTGGTTAGCATCGCTTCGGATATTGTTCCCATTACTGGTGAAAACAGAGTTCTGGCTTATTATGGCCTCAAAAAACTGAACACTTCTCCCAGCCCTGGGCTCTCAGCGCTCATGACCTTGGCAGGCGTAAAGGGTGATATCAATATTACAGGTGTAGTCTTTGGAATGGCACCACGCATAAATGCTGCAGGAAGAATCTCGCATGCTGAGATGGCTGTGAATCTGCTGCTGGCGGCTTCGGAGGATGACGCTTATCATTACGCTGAAAAGCTGAATATCAAGAATAAGAAGCGTAAAGATTATGATAGCAGCATCACTGATGAAGCCATAAAAATGATCGAGAGCGATACCATATTACAGACCTCTAAAACCACCGTCCTATTCAAAAATGATTGGCACAAAGGAGTTATAGGGA
This genomic interval carries:
- a CDS encoding S8 family serine peptidase, which translates into the protein MSLVFFRCSDNSEEMVQELDQQPDLISREQIDNQIIESLRQTNEYNWKQASDEVLFSALMHSDTILTIGYQPQGETNIGSRISSININDKAWAQARATILEQVEVTIEAQGKTFRKADLNVNVHEVLPFIEIKIADLNTITQLRKMPEVRYVEPLGYEVNFREANPNGREASDSGCSNDPENSFDAGDYTTIAPNAKMSWNYSYMNIPQAWNYSTGAGIAVGLIDTGISPNQNKLNGQFNSGYSSGRYVNKYGFYNDSWWPWDTNPDGPDDRCGHGTAMAGVIAAPRSNSGSSVGVAYNVNLVATRGTGDVVVNGGKEKTGVSNALVFLGNRSDVKIISMSIGDVFTNSKVADAVRYAYGKGKLIFAAAGTSTSFTNWYGVIFPATMSETVAITGVKEGSYTRCDVCHSGSEVDFTVVMEKANNDRHGLSLAMSGDQPSTVGGSSVATATAAGIAALVWSKHPTWSRDQVLNKLKQTADLYPNRNSNYGWGTLDALAAVN
- a CDS encoding LytR/AlgR family response regulator transcription factor; its protein translation is MIRTIIIDDEKLARDVIGAYLKDHSDIEIIGECANGFEGVKMIQEHKPDLIFLDVQMPKLTGFEMLELLEEVPAVIFSTAFDEYALKAFEKSAADYLLKPYSKTRFSEAIDKARHKLGNKVGDAHTVSKILSVKEEEAEELNRIVVRAGSKIVIIPAERLDYVEAQDDYVALHSEGKKYLKQITMKYLEQSLPSDEFVRVHRSYIVRVNTIDRLEPYTKDSYVAFLKDGTKISVSRSGYSTLKNILHF
- a CDS encoding sensor histidine kinase: MKHPLINKNIIIYLIVWAIIGIAHAAILHFHYEISQLASVADSLIFNILLGGLGVSYWFVIKFISPANQGLTTSVISLGVSLLIAVSIVDFIAFTALKHLFASYTIYLNLLSETFPWRLVIGVLYLLVIIMVYYLLNYNYELDQQEAKEVQMQELLKHSELEMLKFQINPHFIFNSLNSISSLTITDPEKARDMVIKLSDFLRSSLGKDAPESHNLKEELEQMNLYLDIEKIRFGDRLCVQNEIEDKCKGMTLPNMILQPLYENAIKYGVYEQLESVNIVTSCSCEDGNLKISIANNYDSESVPQKGKGIGLRNVRNRLELIYGIPGLVTIQKERKLFTVQLLIPQNLKS
- a CDS encoding LiaF transmembrane domain-containing protein — protein: MSERTNDSRFWLGIFLVLIGGTLLLDNLNIIPYYIPDYLVSVKTLFILVGIYLIVGRKKPEAGAVFIVIGGIMLARDFGWIYHFNMWKLFWPAIILVIGFSLISRRSIRGNYSNFNDPEKKNGIDYFDDFAIFGGREVIIDSQNFSGGKVTAVFGGSTIDLRNANLAEGTTVIDVFAMFGGSSIIVPPDWAVHVDVAAVLGGFNDKRISTLKVVPDTSRTLIIKGFVMFGGGDVKLTR
- the fumC gene encoding class II fumarate hydratase; this translates as MEYRIEKDTMGEVKVPADKYWGAQTERSRNNFKIGAAASMPLEIVYGFAYLKKAAAHTNHALGVLDEEKRNLISQVCDEILEGKHDDQFPLVVWQTGSGTQSNMNTNEVIANRAHVLHGGTLEDAKKFIHPNDDVNKSQSSNDTFPTGMHIACYKMVIETTIPGVELLRDTLKKKSEEFKDVVKIGRTHLMDATPLTLGQEFSGYVSQLNHGIKALKNTLEHLSELALGGTAVGTGINTPEGYAEHVAGKIAEFTGLPFVSAENKFEALAAHDAIVESHGALKQLAVSLNKIGNDIRLLASGPRAGIGEINIPANEPGSSIMPGKVNPTQCEALTMVCAQVMGNDVAITIGGTQGHYELNVFKPVLAANFLQSARLIGDACVSFNENCAIGIEPNHKNIKQHLNNSLMLVTALNTHIGYEKAAKIAKAAHENGTTLKEEAVKSGFLTEQEFAEWVKPEDMVGSLKN
- a CDS encoding SPOR domain-containing protein, encoding MKKLTALLTLVLAVVLVTRSHAQLSKDEAKEWKNKAKEYKKNPAELKQLVEDKQNAEAEVSTLKTEKTSLESRLSDQNAKVSELQDDLSKLRSDLASARAELNAAKASPSSASSAGGKMVDGVVFKVQVGAFRNKDLSKYFDNNENFSGENEDGMQKITLGQFRDYWEADTFKKYLREMGVKDAWIVPYKDGTRVDIKDVLEGVIASDGPSDSE
- the recJ gene encoding single-stranded-DNA-specific exonuclease RecJ; translated protein: MVEKRWVLKEEPNQDQVDKLSSAINVSEPLAKILIHRGVTDFDAAKTFFRPSLDMLHDPFLMQDMHIAVERIELAIANNEKILVYGDYDVDGTTSVALFYGFLNSFYFNCDFYIPDRYKEGYGVSSQAIDWANENDFSLIVTLDCGIKSVELIEKAANLGIDFIVCDHHRPGEVLPPAVAVLDPKRDDCHYPYDELPGCGIGFKLMQALVSKNPSWYENPLDFLDLVVVSIASDIVPITGENRVLAYYGLKKLNTSPSPGLSALMTLAGVKGDINITGVVFGMAPRINAAGRISHAEMAVNLLLAASEDDAYHYAEKLNIKNKKRKDYDSSITDEAIKMIESDTILQTSKTTVLFKNDWHKGVIGIVASRCIEHYHRPTIILTESNNKATGSARSVPGFDVYNAISNCSDLLEQFGGHKYAAGLTLDLNNIAAFQQKFEEEVANTIPEELLIPLINIDDNISFDDITPKFLNIINQMAPFGPENLRPTFMAENVTVASSLRILKNQHLKFIAKQEGNSKQFDAIGFNMAVYEKDIKQGRPFKIAFGIEENNYMGRQSIQLKLKDIKFD